A part of Brassica rapa cultivar Chiifu-401-42 chromosome A05, CAAS_Brap_v3.01, whole genome shotgun sequence genomic DNA contains:
- the LOC117134388 gene encoding glutathione S-transferase T3-like — protein sequence MDPFPLNSPGFVNLLTSQTTQPIEIGSSEVPKPPERRKWTTKEDLVLISAWLNTSKDPITSNEQKLGAFWKRIEEYLNASPLLVGSIPREWSQCKQRWGRVNEQVCKFVGCHEAALKEQASGHNENDVMKVAHDIFFNDYKAKFILEHCWRELRFDQKWRSHSLTSNGAKEKRKETADEVGREENVRPPGVKASKAAKRKKHGNEAAFDQIETILAAKNMLSKQKILDRLLGKNADTLTDQELALKNKLISELL from the coding sequence ATGGATCCTTTTCCCCTAAACTCTCCCGGCTTTGTTAACCTGCTTACTTCCCAGACCACTCAGCCAATAGAAATAGGATCTTCTGAGGTTCCTAAACCTCCGGAAAGGAGGAAGTGGACAACCAAAGAAGATTTGGTGTTGATCAGTGCTTGGTTGAACACCAGCAAGGATCCAATAACCAGTAATGAGCAGAAGCTAGGAGCATTTTGGAAGAGAATAGAGGAGTACCTGAATGCTAGCCCTCTGCTCGTTGGCTCTATTCCTAGGGAGTGGAGTCAATGTAAGCAGAGGTGGGGAAGGGTTAATGAGCAGGTGTGTAAGTTCGTGGGATGTCATGAAGCTGCTCTGAAGGAGCAGGCGAGTGGACATAATGAGAATGATGTCATGAAGGTGGCTCATGACATCTTCTTTAATGACTACAAAGCCAAGTTCATTCTTGAACATTGTTGGAGGGAGCTTCGGTTTGATCAAAAATGGAGATCACACAGTCTGACATCAAATGGTGCAAAGGAGAAAAGGAAGGAAACTGCGGATGAGGTGGGTCGCGAGGAAAATGTTAGACCTCCCGGAGTCAAGGCTAGCAAAGCAGCAAAACGCAAGAAGCATGGCAATGAAGCAGCGTTTGATCAGATCGAAACCATTCTAGCAGCCAAGAATATGTTATCCAAACAGAAAATACTTGATAGGTTGCTAGGAAAAAACGCTGATACACTTACAGATCAAGAGCTTGCTCTAAAAAACAAACTCATATCTGAATTGCTTTAA